Sequence from the Rhizomicrobium sp. genome:
GCCGAGCTCCTGCGCCTCATCCCGGGCGTGGAGCCGGCAACGCCGGCGCCGGCGGCGCTCCGGGTGATCGAGCAACTCGCGCATAACGGCCCAAGGCCCTCCGCCGATATCGAGGAGGTCCGGCGGCGCTATGAGGAAAGCCGGCGGCCGCTGCTCGCGCCGCTGGAAGATGTCGACCGGGTCTTCCAGGTCTTTCCGCGGATCGGGGACGGGCCTTCCCTGCGCATCATCCGGCCGAGGGGCGGCGCCGAGCGCGCGGCGTCTCCGGCGATCGTCTACCTGCATGGCGGCGGCTGGACGGTCGGCACGTTCGAAATCTATGAGCCGCTGTGCCGGCAGATCGCCAACGCCACGGACAGCGTCGTCATCTGGGTCCGCTACCGGCTGGCGCCCGAGCATCCCTTCCCGGCGGCGTTCGAGGACACCCGCAAGGCGCTGCGCTGGGTGCACGACAATCATCGCTGGCTGGGGGTTGATCCCACGCGCATCGGCATCGCCGGCGACAGCTCGGGCGGCAATCTGGCGGCGGCCGTGTGCC
This genomic interval carries:
- a CDS encoding alpha/beta hydrolase encodes the protein MTIGVGSRLDAESYPPRAELLRLIPGVEPATPAPAALRVIEQLAHNGPRPSADIEEVRRRYEESRRPLLAPLEDVDRVFQVFPRIGDGPSLRIIRPRGGAERAASPAIVYLHGGGWTVGTFEIYEPLCRQIANATDSVVIWVRYRLAPEHPFPAAFEDTRKALRWVHDNHRWLGVDPTRIGIAGDSSGGNLAAAVCLAERDARSEVQPRFQILLYPCLDMRASMPSHKAFAEGYLLTSKLYRWYRENYVRDFVKPQHWRLSPLFAYDLSGLPPAVVLYAGFDPLRDEAAAYAGRLGCAGVAVEQLYFPDMIHGFMTMGGAIPAAGVAVRRVADALARLPVG